GACGAGGCAGTAGACGCCCTTCATCACCGCATCACCGCGTGCCCTTCAGGGCGAGGGACGCCGCCCTGACATGCCTGCTGCCCCCGCTCTTCACCGGTTCGCCGTGGCCGGGGTACAGCCCCTCGACGTCGAGGGCACAGAGGCGTTCTATTGAGGCAGCAAGGGCGCGGCCGTCCCCGCCGGGAAAGTCGTACCGCCCGAAGGACCCGCCCGTAAAGACGGTGTCGCCGCAGAAGAGGGCACGCTCCTCCTCGCTGTACAGCGAGATGCCGCCGGGCGTGTGGCCCGGCGTGTGGATGACGAGAAGGCCGCCGACCCTCTCTCCGTCCGCAAGGACGCGGTCGGGGATGACCATCGGGGGGTGCTCGCAGAACATCGGTGCAAGACTCGGCGTATCATTGGTGAGGCCGGGGACGTCGAGGGCATGGACGCAGACCTCGGCCCCGGTCATCGCCGTGATCTCTTTCAGGTGGGCGATATGGTCGTAGTGCGTATGGGTGATGACGATCGTCCTGATCCTGTCCGTATGCGGGGCGACGGCCATCGGGTAGACCCCGGCGTCGATGAGGATATCGCCGAAGAGATAGCTGTTCGCGAAGAACCCCTCTCCGGGCAACCATGTGACTGGCATGCAGAATAATAAGGATCGGTGACAGATGTGTGTTATGCAAACCCTGATCAAGGAGTCCCTCAAAGGCGTTCCGCCCGAAATCGAGGCGATCGCGAGGGACGAGGGGCTTTCACCACGGCAGGCCGCCCGTGCGGTGACGAGGGGACGGATCACCGTCGCCGCCAACCCCCGCCGCCCGCACCGCCTCGTCGCCATCGGGGAAGGGTGCCGGATCAAGGTGAATGTCAACGTGGGTACCTCGGTGCAGAGGTGCGACCCTGACCTTGAGATCAGGAAGGCCGAGGCGGCCCTCGCAAACGGTGCCGACGCCCTGATGGACCTCTCGACCGGCGGCGACCTTCCGGCAATGAGAAAACGGATCCTCGCCCTCGACGCTCCTGTCGGTACGGTCCCGATCTACGAGGCGGTCAGGCGTGCCGGATCGGCCGCGGACGTCACCTCGGACATCCTCTTCAATGTCATCAGGGACCACTGCAAGCAGGGCGTGGACTTCCTCACCCTCCACTGCGGGGTGAATCAGGACGCCCTTGCCGCCCTGAAGGCCGACCCCAGGATCATGGGGGTGGTCTCGCGGGGCGGTGCCTTCCATGTGGCGATGATGGCGGCCACCGGCGAGGAAAACCCGCTCTATAAGGAATACGGCTATCTCCTTGAGATCCTGGAGGAGAACGACGTCGTCATCTCTCTGGGCGACGGCATGCGGCCGGGCTGCCTGTACGATGCGGAAAGACTTGCGAAGGCGACGGAGTACGTCACCCTGGCCCGCCTCGCAAAGCAGGCCCTCTCCCGCGGCGTCCAG
This window of the Methanofollis ethanolicus genome carries:
- a CDS encoding MBL fold metallo-hydrolase, translating into MPVTWLPGEGFFANSYLFGDILIDAGVYPMAVAPHTDRIRTIVITHTHYDHIAHLKEITAMTGAEVCVHALDVPGLTNDTPSLAPMFCEHPPMVIPDRVLADGERVGGLLVIHTPGHTPGGISLYSEEERALFCGDTVFTGGSFGRYDFPGGDGRALAASIERLCALDVEGLYPGHGEPVKSGGSRHVRAASLALKGTR
- the thiC gene encoding phosphomethylpyrimidine synthase ThiC, giving the protein MCVMQTLIKESLKGVPPEIEAIARDEGLSPRQAARAVTRGRITVAANPRRPHRLVAIGEGCRIKVNVNVGTSVQRCDPDLEIRKAEAALANGADALMDLSTGGDLPAMRKRILALDAPVGTVPIYEAVRRAGSAADVTSDILFNVIRDHCKQGVDFLTLHCGVNQDALAALKADPRIMGVVSRGGAFHVAMMAATGEENPLYKEYGYLLEILEENDVVISLGDGMRPGCLYDAERLAKATEYVTLARLAKQALSRGVQRFIEGPGHMPIDQIGYNVQMMKELTDGAPLYLLGPLVTDIGTGYDHVVGAIGGAVAAMYGLDFLCMVSPAEHLALPDLDDIVEGTRVAKIAAHVGDVVRLGEGAHAKADLKMAQARRRLNWDDQFKAAMYGDHARKMHERDGDLDTCSMCGDLCAIKMVRDLLDETPKE